The genomic interval TGCGGATATGCCGCTTCAATCTCTCTTAAGCAGGTGGGACTGGTGACATTGATTTCTGTTACATAGTCTCCAATCATATCAATACCCACAAACAACAAGCCTCTTTTTTTAAGCTCAGGCGCAATACTTTGACAGATTTTCAAGTTTTGCTCAGAAATAGCTTGAGCCACGCCTTTACCGCCGGCAGCCAAATTACCTTTGAAGGATCCTTTTTGGGGAATACGCGCGAGCACATAAGGAATAACTTCTCCATGAACCAGCAAAATGCGTTTGTCACCCTCACTGATTTCTGGGAGATATTTTTGCAGCATCACGGTTTTTGTATAATTTAGCGTTGATTGAGTTAGAAGCTCTTGAACGTTACTGCTTTGTTTATCAATAACATGAATCCCTTCACCGCCCATGCCGTCCATAGGTTTGATCACCGTTTTTTCGTGTTCTTCTACAAATTTAAATAAAGCCTGTTTATTTTTAGTGACCAATGTGGGGGCAATGCATTTTGGAAACCATTGAATAAACATTTTTTCATTACAGTCCCGTAAACTCTTTGGGTCATTGATAACCTTAACTCCTTGCTCCTTGGCCATATCCAAAACATAGGTGGCATAAATGTATTCCATATCAAAGGGTGGATCAACCCGCATTAAAATGCAATCAAACTCTGTTATTGGTATCAACTGTTCTTGCTCAGCTTCAAACCAATGCTGCTCATCCATATAAACTTTAAGTTTCTTGCTCATGACTTTAGCCTGACCACTGATGACCAACAGATCTGAAGGTAGGGCATAAAAAATGTCAAAACCTTGTTCTTGCGCTTCTAGCATTAAGGCAAGGCTGGTATCTTTTTTTGGTTTAATTGTTTCTATAGGGTCCATCAGGACCAAAACTTTTTTCACGGTTTACGCCTTTCATTGATTGTTTTACTTAAGTTTTTCAATGCATCTCTCAATAAAGGCATTGATTTGTTGAGCATGGGTTAAGTTAATCAAATGCCTGGCCTGAGGTAAGAAAAGATCATCCGGTCCCAACTTTTTATCTAAAAACAGTACGGTGTCTTTCCCACCGTGCGCTCTAAAAACCGGACACCGGTACTCACCTAAAAAGCCAGTTTTGATCCACGCTGCAGCTGCTTGCCCTTGCCATCTGAAAAAATCAATCTCTATTTGCCGTGACATGGTTTTTATTAAATGTTTGTCTTTTGTAGATAAACCTTCAAAAAAAGCAATCCAATGCGGTGAGCAGGAACGGATTGCTTTAAGCACAGCATTGGGCAAGCGTTGTCCCAAGCTTTCTGCAAGCTGATGCAAGAACTGCTTTGGCATGGGTTTTTGCAAACTCCCAAGTAAGATCAAGGCTTGGGGATCGAGATATTGTGACAACTCTTGAGCCATCATACCTCCCATGGACATGCCCACCAAAACATAAGGTTTGGGTAACTTTTCTTGTAAGACCTCAGACCAGCGCATGCAATAATCTTGTAAACTTTCTTTCTTTTTAGGCTTTAAAAAGCCTGGCACTTGCAAACGCTCTGCAAAATGATTTTGCTGGGGAACAAACACCAAAGCATTGGCGCCTAAACCGGGAATACATACAATGTTCATGTCTTGTTTTCTCATTAAAATCCAGTTGAATATAGCAAAACACTTGAAGTCTTGGTATATTCAGTCCTTGATTTATATTTTTTTTATGATTTAGAGTAAAAAACTATGGGAAAAAACAAAAAAGAACAAACGCTTGAGCATGATGTTAAAGAGCTGAACAATACTGAAGAAAACACTCAAAACATTGAAGACGAAGAACAAGAACAGTCTTTTGTGGATTGGTATGACCGTTATGTGCGGTTGAGTGCTGACTTTGAAAACTTTCGCAAACGCAGCCAAAAAGAAAAATCTGACCTGATCAAATATGGTCATGAAAATTTAATGATTGATCTACTACCGGTCATCGATAATTTTGAACGTGCTGTAGAACATGCCAAACAAGCCAAAGATATTGAAGCCATCCAAACCGGCATCAGCATGATTTTTAATCAATTGCTCAGCAACCTAGAAAAGCATGGCGTCAGTGCAAAAAGCGCTCAAGGCCAAGAGTTTGATCCAAACCAACATGAAGCCATCAGCCATATTGAATCTGACGATGTTGACAACAATCATGTCATTGAAGAAATGCAAAAGGCCTATTTTTTACATGATAAGCTTCTAAGGCCTGCTTTGGTTTCTGTATCTAAGGGTCCCTCAACAGAAGCTGTTACTGAGGAAAGCCATACAGAATCAACCGCTATAGAGGAGAGTGACCTATAATATGTGTCATTGCAAACATCTTATTGTGAATGGATACTTAAGGCAATGAGCAAAAAAGTATTGGGCATAGACTTGGGTACAGTTAATTCCTGTGTGAGTGTTTTTGAGTCTGGTGAGTGTAAAGTCATTGTTAATGAAGAAGGCTCAAGAACAACGCCTTCCGTTGTTTCATACAAGACCCTTGAAAACTATGATGTAGGGCATCCTGCAAAAAGACAAATTGTTAGCAATCCTAAAAATACCTTTTATGCCGTTAAGCGTTTATTGGGTAAAAAGTTTGATAGCGATGCCGTTCAAGAAACCCAAAAAAATGTAGGCTATACCCTTGGTCAATCGACTAACGGTGATGCCCGTTTAGCCTTTGAAGATGAACTCATTAGCCCACAAGAGGTTTCATCCAGAGTTTTACAAAAAATGCGTGATATTGCTAAAAACTATTTTGATGAAGATATTACCGAAGCCGTGATCACCGTTCCAGCCCACTTTGATGACTTTCAACGACTAGCGACAAAAAACGCGGCTAAAATTGCCGGCCTTGATGTTTTACGAATCATCAATGAACCCACGGCAGCTGCTCTGGCTTATGGACTCAATAAAAAAGTCTCTGGAAATTTTGTTGTTTTTGATTTAGGCGGCGGTACCTACGATGTCAGTGTTTTAGAAATTAACAACTCTGTTTTTCAAGTGAAATCAACCAGTGGTGACAACTTTCTTGGTGGTGAGGATTTTGACCATAAGATAGTTGAATGGATCTTAACAGAATTCAAAAAAAGTTCGGGTATAGATTTAAGTTCTGATTCTTCTGCCATGCAAAGAATTAAGGAAGCCGCTGAAAATGCTAAACATGAATTGTCTAGTGAGATATCCACCCGTATTAACTTACCGTTTATTACTTCACAAGATGGAGATGCTCAACATATTCAACTCGATCTTAGTCGCAGTGAATTTGAAAACATGGTAGAAGATTTGATAGATAAGCTTGAAGCTCCTGTTGTAGAGGCCCTTAAAGAGGCTGGGCTCTCAATTGAAGACATTGAAGATGTTATTTTGGTAGGGGGCATGACCCGCATGCCTAAAATTGTTGAAAAGGTACAAAGTTTATTTAATCAAGAACCTTATCGTAAAATCAATCCTGATGAAGCCGTTGCTGTTGGCGCAGCAACCCAAGGTGCCATCATTAAAGGTTTATTTGATGAAGTGGTTTTGCTTGACGTAACCCCTTTGTCCTTAGGTATTCAAACCGAAGGCGGTCTTTTTACGGCCTTAATTGAACGTAACTCTACCATTCCAACTCAAGCCTCTGAAATTTTTTCTACCACCCAAGACAATCAAGAGTTTGTTGATGTCCATGTTTTACAAGGTGAGCGTGAGTTTGCTAAAGACAACCTCTCTCTTGCGCATCTTCGTTTAAGTGGCATTCCTCCTGCTCCCAGAGGGGTCCCACAAATTGAAATCACTTTCACTATTGATACCAACGGATTGCTTAGTGTTTCTGCAAAAGACCTAGGAACCGGTGAAACTCAAAAGATGGAAATTAAGCCAACCAGTGGTTTAACTGAAGTTGAGATTAACACCATTCTTGAAAAATCACAGACCATGGCTCAACGTGATTTAGAACTTAAGCAACTTACCCATGAAAAAAACAATCTGCAAGGCTTGCTGTATTCTATTGAGCGTTCGGTTAAAAAACTTTTTGCTCAACTGACACCGGAACAACAAGAAAACTTTCAAACTGTTTTACAAAAGGCCCACCAAGAACTTAAAGGAGACAATATTGACAATATCAGAGCCTGTAGTGCTGAATTAACAAAAGTTTCGCATACCATATCCAGCACCTTGTATCAGTAGTTTTTTGATTTTGATTGTCTGTTTAGGAGAACACGTATCATGAAAAAAAATATCCTTTATCTAGTTTTAGCATTTATTATTTCATCCTGTGCAAGCAGTAAGATGGTGGTTTATAACGGTGTAAAAATGCCTCTCAATGAAGCTGCAAAATTGCATTATGCCGAAGGTGAAAAACTTTACCAATATAAAAACTATGCTGCTGCTGATGAAAAGTTTAAAACTTTGATCAGAGAATTTAAATACAGCAATTATGCTGACAATGCTTTATGGCGAAGAGCACAAATTGCTGAGCAACAAAGACAGTACGACAGTGCTTATGTGTATCTAAGAACATTGATTCAAGATTATCCTGACAGTGATTTGAAGTACAAAGCTTTATATAAAACGGGCGAGTACGCCCTTAAAAACAATGATGAACTCTTGGCCCTAAACTATTTTTCTAAAGTACCGGTCAGTCAGGTAGCATTATCTAGACGCTCCTTTTTAAATAACAATGTTGAAGCGCTGGCCAATAAAAACAATGATTTTGCCAGCTTAAGCTCATGGTATATTTTAAATTTCTACGATGCCAGCAGCAGTCCAAGCTACAGGATTAATCTGCAAAAAAAAATCATTGCTACAATCAGTAAAATAAACAGTCAAGCAGAGCTCAATGCTGTTATCCATCCTGATAATCAAACCTTTCCCAAAGGTTATTTATCTTTTCAAAAAGCTAAAATCTATTTGGATCAAGAAAACAACGAGCAAAAAAGTAAACGGGCCTTTTATGACTTCATTGCTCAATACCCCAATCACAGCTATATCCCTAAAGCCTATAAGTATTTAAAAAGTTTAGGTGCAGAAGGTTCAACACAAACTTCAACAGAGACCATTCACATTGGTTTAATGGTTCCCTTAACGGGCCCCAAGGCACACATTGGTCAACAAATTTCCAAAGGCGTTATTTTAGCACAAGACATTTTTCAAGCGCGCTATCCCAATGCACCCAAAGTAAAACTATTGATTCAAGACACACGAGGAGATGCCCAACAAAGCATTATTGCTTACGAGAAACTGATGCAAAACAGCATTAGACCCACGCTTATTATTGGTCCATGTTATCAAGAAACCACTCAAGCCATAGAACCCATGCTTGAAGATTACCGTGTTCCCGTGTTTTCTTTAAGTTCTTCAGAAAAAATTAATTTGAATAATCCCTGGTTGTTCAGAAACAGCCTAACCAAATCTGAACAAGCCTTGGGTCTGGCTTATTTGGCTAAACATGTTTTACAAATCAAGCGTGTTGCGGTTCTGTATCCCGACAACAGCTATGGTCAGGAATTTCTACAGTTATCACAAGCTGCGTTTAAAGATTATGGCATTGATATGGTCAAATATGAATCTTATCAAACAGACCAATCTGATTTAACCGACGCCGTGAGAAAGCTTGTGGGTATTTTACCCTATGAAGATAGAAAGGCAGAAATTTGTCCAGACTATGTTGCTCAAGAGCGCACCAAACAATGGTTGCTTAAGCCTGAAACAACCAAACGTTGTTATGCCAAAAATAACCTGCCTCCCATCATTAATTTTGAAGCCATTTTTATTCCTGATGGTGCTCAACGTGCCAAAAGAATTTTTCCAACTTTACGCTATTACAATGTTTCTGGCGTGACCTTGTTGGGAACCAATCTATGGGATGTTGAAAACTTTATTGATCGCAACACCAAAAAAGCAGCTCAGGGCAGTATTATTTTAAGTGCTTTTTATAAGAACAAACGTGCCCCGCACGTTCAATCTTTTGTACAAAATTTTTACAATAAATTTAAACAAGAACCTGGAATCCTATCAGCGCAAGCTTATGATACAAGCTCAATCGTTTTATCCACTCTCTTTAATCAGGCGCCACGCTCAAGCTCTGATTTAAGTAGAAGCTTACGCCAAACCAAAAATTTTGCTGGCGTTACCGGTGAAATCTACATCAATAATGATGGCGAAACCCGAAGAAAGTTAACCCCTTTGTTGGTGGATGGCGATAAATTTAAAGAGTTGTATTAAATCCTTTCCTCCAAGACTAAAAGACATTGATAACGGGTGAAAACCAAGAACTTTAAAATTTTTAATTCAACTGTATGGGGTGATGCCCCACAAAAATACCTGTACTAAAACATGGCTTTTTTATGGTAGGATGTTTTTGTGCCTGCGCAAAAATATCAAATTCATATTCGCTTTATTTCAGGCTCCTTGCATGGAAAACTGTTAACCATTGATAGCTTTCCCTGCAGCATTGGTCGCGAGCTGGATAATGATATTATTTTAGCCGATGACAGGGTTTCACGCCACCATGCATCCATCAAGTTCATTCAACAAGCCTACTACCTGTTTGATCATAACAGCCATAATGGAACTTTGTACAAAGGCCATCCTATAGAAAAACTGTGCCTTGAGACTGGCATGGAGTTTCAAATTGGCTTTTCTATCTTAAAAATTGAAGCTATTGTGCAGCTGTAAACATTCTTTTACGCTAATGTAGTCTGTAAAACTTGCATAAGACAACTTTTGTTAACACTTTTTTTGAAACCAAAGTTATTCTGATCACTTAGAGTCATTTTTAGGCATACAGGGTGTTTTTTTACAGCATTGGCGTAATCTTGCTCACTTAGCCTTAATTTTTACTTAATAAATTCAAATAGTTATATTTAATTTTTTGGCATCAAACTTGCTCATTAATAAGGCAGTGAGCATAACTTTTACAAAATACCCATCTTTTTTACGCTTTAAGTGTTTTTGCCTATGCTTAAGCAGTTTTGCCTTTGCGCAAAGCAATGCTGTTCACGATAAAATGAAGTCTTTGAATAAACCTGCTTTGTTGAAAAAAAGGCATATACAAATCCAGGCAGACCATACAGGCATAAGATTTCAAAATCATAAATACTTTCAATTGAATGCAAGAAATCAATTGATTGTCAGAAAAGATCGTTTTTTAAACAAATTGTACAATGATCAACAAGACCTAGGCACACATGAAAGTGCTTTGGCTTTTGAATTTATCAATGAAAGTTTTACCGGGACCAAGCTTTCTTCACACTTTATTAATTACAAAAAAAGACAGGCTTTTAATTCTTTTAACTTTAGAGATACCAATAATAGACAGCAACAATTAAATTCTTTCACGATAGCTCAAGAGCTTACTCAAGAACTGGGTAATCATTTTAGATTCAGTCTCCTTGCTGGTGTTGCTCATTGCAATGACAGTTTAAGTAGCAAATCATTTATTACACCCACCAGCCGAGTTGGTTTGAGTTATAGCGCCGATCAGTTTATATCTTCTATTAACTACAGTTATGGCCCCGACAATATTGATGTATTATCTCCTTTTGAAGGCGCTCAAATCAATGAAAGCATTTCTCTAAATACACAGGTGAAACTGAGCAAACGTTTTAACTTAAAGCTTGATTGTCAACACATTAAATCTAGACAAATGTTAGATGCTCAACAAAGAAATAAAAATATTGTTTTGGCCAGAGCCAGCTTAAGCTACAAAATTAAGTCTAAGCTTAGAGCCAATGTTCATTACCGTCTTGTTGATCAAGGCCTTAACGGTTTAGATAGTTATCAAGGAACAAAAACTTCTTTCTCACTATCCTATGCTGCATTTTAAGCCTTCTACTAAAACAAAGTTCTAACACTTACACAACAACGCCAACGACTAACCCAATAGTATTATATAGTTCTTTAAAAAGATTTGGGACAAATTATATTTTTTATCACTCGGCAAGTCCAGCTTACCATGTCAAGATCTACGCTGTTGATAAAAGTGATTTTCTCTCACGCAACCGGCAATAGTTTATAAAATACCTATTGTTTTCAGATTTGGTTTTTAGTTGTCATTCCTAATAATTTTTTTCGTTTTTTGTACAAAAAAACTGTATAGCCTAAAAGAATCCCTAAAAAAACGGCATAAGCGAGATAGGCATAGACTTCTGATTTCATAACTGCTCCTCTAATTGTTGTTGCTTCAATTGTGCTTCAAGTTTAAACAGCTTAAATCGCTCCCACCACAGCATTAAAAAAACAAAAATTAAACTGAGCATCATCAAAAGCAAGGCTTGTTGCATGGATGCTGGCAGACCATCTTTTTCACTGACCACACTTGGGTGTATTCCTCTCCAAAGTTTAACAGAGTAATGAATCAAAGGGACATCTAAAAAAGCAATAATGGCTATGACTGCTGCAATTTTTGTTTCTTGACGTTGTCCTTTTAAATACTGCCGTA from bacterium carries:
- the gshB gene encoding glutathione synthase — protein: MKKVLVLMDPIETIKPKKDTSLALMLEAQEQGFDIFYALPSDLLVISGQAKVMSKKLKVYMDEQHWFEAEQEQLIPITEFDCILMRVDPPFDMEYIYATYVLDMAKEQGVKVINDPKSLRDCNEKMFIQWFPKCIAPTLVTKNKQALFKFVEEHEKTVIKPMDGMGGEGIHVIDKQSSNVQELLTQSTLNYTKTVMLQKYLPEISEGDKRILLVHGEVIPYVLARIPQKGSFKGNLAAGGKGVAQAISEQNLKICQSIAPELKKRGLLFVGIDMIGDYVTEINVTSPTCLREIEAAYPQAKIAQKFIQGL
- a CDS encoding alpha/beta hydrolase, whose protein sequence is MNIVCIPGLGANALVFVPQQNHFAERLQVPGFLKPKKKESLQDYCMRWSEVLQEKLPKPYVLVGMSMGGMMAQELSQYLDPQALILLGSLQKPMPKQFLHQLAESLGQRLPNAVLKAIRSCSPHWIAFFEGLSTKDKHLIKTMSRQIEIDFFRWQGQAAAAWIKTGFLGEYRCPVFRAHGGKDTVLFLDKKLGPDDLFLPQARHLINLTHAQQINAFIERCIEKLK
- the grpE gene encoding nucleotide exchange factor GrpE is translated as MGKNKKEQTLEHDVKELNNTEENTQNIEDEEQEQSFVDWYDRYVRLSADFENFRKRSQKEKSDLIKYGHENLMIDLLPVIDNFERAVEHAKQAKDIEAIQTGISMIFNQLLSNLEKHGVSAKSAQGQEFDPNQHEAISHIESDDVDNNHVIEEMQKAYFLHDKLLRPALVSVSKGPSTEAVTEESHTESTAIEESDL
- the dnaK gene encoding molecular chaperone DnaK translates to MSKKVLGIDLGTVNSCVSVFESGECKVIVNEEGSRTTPSVVSYKTLENYDVGHPAKRQIVSNPKNTFYAVKRLLGKKFDSDAVQETQKNVGYTLGQSTNGDARLAFEDELISPQEVSSRVLQKMRDIAKNYFDEDITEAVITVPAHFDDFQRLATKNAAKIAGLDVLRIINEPTAAALAYGLNKKVSGNFVVFDLGGGTYDVSVLEINNSVFQVKSTSGDNFLGGEDFDHKIVEWILTEFKKSSGIDLSSDSSAMQRIKEAAENAKHELSSEISTRINLPFITSQDGDAQHIQLDLSRSEFENMVEDLIDKLEAPVVEALKEAGLSIEDIEDVILVGGMTRMPKIVEKVQSLFNQEPYRKINPDEAVAVGAATQGAIIKGLFDEVVLLDVTPLSLGIQTEGGLFTALIERNSTIPTQASEIFSTTQDNQEFVDVHVLQGEREFAKDNLSLAHLRLSGIPPAPRGVPQIEITFTIDTNGLLSVSAKDLGTGETQKMEIKPTSGLTEVEINTILEKSQTMAQRDLELKQLTHEKNNLQGLLYSIERSVKKLFAQLTPEQQENFQTVLQKAHQELKGDNIDNIRACSAELTKVSHTISSTLYQ
- a CDS encoding penicillin-binding protein activator, whose amino-acid sequence is MKKNILYLVLAFIISSCASSKMVVYNGVKMPLNEAAKLHYAEGEKLYQYKNYAAADEKFKTLIREFKYSNYADNALWRRAQIAEQQRQYDSAYVYLRTLIQDYPDSDLKYKALYKTGEYALKNNDELLALNYFSKVPVSQVALSRRSFLNNNVEALANKNNDFASLSSWYILNFYDASSSPSYRINLQKKIIATISKINSQAELNAVIHPDNQTFPKGYLSFQKAKIYLDQENNEQKSKRAFYDFIAQYPNHSYIPKAYKYLKSLGAEGSTQTSTETIHIGLMVPLTGPKAHIGQQISKGVILAQDIFQARYPNAPKVKLLIQDTRGDAQQSIIAYEKLMQNSIRPTLIIGPCYQETTQAIEPMLEDYRVPVFSLSSSEKINLNNPWLFRNSLTKSEQALGLAYLAKHVLQIKRVAVLYPDNSYGQEFLQLSQAAFKDYGIDMVKYESYQTDQSDLTDAVRKLVGILPYEDRKAEICPDYVAQERTKQWLLKPETTKRCYAKNNLPPIINFEAIFIPDGAQRAKRIFPTLRYYNVSGVTLLGTNLWDVENFIDRNTKKAAQGSIILSAFYKNKRAPHVQSFVQNFYNKFKQEPGILSAQAYDTSSIVLSTLFNQAPRSSSDLSRSLRQTKNFAGVTGEIYINNDGETRRKLTPLLVDGDKFKELY
- a CDS encoding FHA domain-containing protein gives rise to the protein MPAQKYQIHIRFISGSLHGKLLTIDSFPCSIGRELDNDIILADDRVSRHHASIKFIQQAYYLFDHNSHNGTLYKGHPIEKLCLETGMEFQIGFSILKIEAIVQL